In the Bacillus shivajii genome, one interval contains:
- a CDS encoding Fic family protein, whose translation MFKHINQKKERLDANRPLPKYTVKSLREKLLLEWTYHTNAIEGNTLSIKETKVVLEGIIVGGKTLREHLDVINHWDAIHFVEEFVQKGEPLSEWQIKNLHRLVLKGIDDEYAGVYRDQQVFISGEKHIPPAPFLIKEEMEQLMVWYEQPETKKMHPVARGAMLHAIFVGIHPFIDDNGRTSRLLLNLELMKDGFPPIVIKVENRIAYYEALDKAHTQKEYDDFIKLVANEVEDSLNLYLSTINNNA comes from the coding sequence ATGTTCAAACATATTAACCAAAAGAAAGAACGTCTAGATGCTAATCGACCGTTACCTAAATATACAGTAAAAAGCTTACGTGAAAAGTTATTACTCGAATGGACATATCATACAAATGCAATTGAAGGAAACACGTTATCGATCAAGGAAACGAAGGTAGTTCTAGAAGGAATTATTGTTGGTGGCAAAACGCTACGTGAACATTTGGACGTTATTAATCATTGGGATGCGATTCACTTTGTAGAGGAGTTTGTACAAAAGGGTGAACCTTTGTCGGAGTGGCAAATTAAAAATCTGCATCGACTTGTATTAAAAGGAATTGATGATGAATATGCAGGTGTATATCGGGATCAGCAAGTATTTATCTCTGGTGAAAAACATATACCCCCAGCGCCTTTCCTCATAAAAGAAGAGATGGAGCAGTTGATGGTGTGGTATGAACAACCAGAAACGAAAAAAATGCATCCAGTTGCTCGTGGCGCTATGTTACATGCTATTTTTGTTGGAATTCACCCATTTATTGATGATAACGGCCGTACATCGCGTTTGTTATTAAATTTAGAACTCATGAAAGATGGTTTTCCACCGATTGTTATTAAAGTGGAAAATCGAATAGCTTATTATGAAGCATTAGATAAAGCACATACACAAAAGGAATATGATGACTTTATTAAGTTAGTCGCTAACGAAGTAGAAGATTCATTAAACTTATATTTAAGTACAATAAATAACAACGCTTAG
- a CDS encoding vitamin K epoxide reductase family protein, which yields MMKEALHERQVKQKSIQDTPHNYGSVVPKLFAIFTAVAVIGWAVSIFLTGVHFWVLPLPAGFEVTGTPWAVMTSEWAYVLGIPLALLGAFYYLTVLLFAGLWYHTRHPLVLKILTPISATGVIASSFFVYLQLFVIEAICPFCMVSAVASTILFVLELVMLRMSKLPPLRQLLANVNVVMDRRGLRWMALMLIVSVLPVLSFWFATIIPAPGG from the coding sequence ATGATGAAAGAGGCCTTACATGAAAGACAAGTAAAACAAAAATCAATTCAAGATACACCACATAATTACGGGAGCGTTGTTCCCAAACTATTTGCTATTTTTACGGCTGTTGCGGTTATCGGTTGGGCTGTGAGTATTTTCTTAACTGGTGTTCATTTTTGGGTACTCCCTTTACCAGCAGGCTTTGAAGTAACAGGAACACCTTGGGCAGTGATGACTAGTGAATGGGCGTATGTGTTAGGTATTCCATTGGCTTTATTAGGAGCCTTCTATTATCTCACGGTACTATTGTTCGCAGGTTTGTGGTATCACACGCGTCATCCTTTAGTGCTTAAAATTCTAACGCCGATTTCAGCAACTGGTGTGATCGCTTCATCTTTCTTTGTTTATCTGCAATTATTTGTTATTGAGGCGATTTGTCCTTTTTGTATGGTGTCAGCTGTAGCTTCAACAATTCTTTTTGTCCTTGAGTTAGTGATGTTGCGTATGAGTAAGTTGCCACCACTTCGTCAACTTCTAGCTAATGTTAATGTTGTAATGGACAGAAGAGGTCTAAGATGGATGGCCCTGATGCTTATCGTGTCAGTACTTCCAGTGCTTAGTTTTTGGTTTGCAACGATTATCCCCGCACCTGGTGGATAA
- a CDS encoding ABC transporter substrate-binding protein, with translation MIKSFKKHNLLLLVMVVTLLFAVTACGDGDVEEESDAGVNGEQSEQQDDVTEEDTAEDEAGARVIEHAMGTTTIEGTPTRIVTLYQGATDVAVAFDVKPVGVVESWVEQPIYEYLRDDLEGVEIIGNETQPNLEEIAALNPDLIIASQLRHEEIYEHLSEIAPTVAHEDVSYFKETVELMGKAMNREEDAETILADWEERVADFQTKVEAELGDEWPLNVAILNFRADHARIYFTGFAGGILKELGFERPENQQSDEWGVMLSDKESIPEMNADIFYIFNEEGEAVQNTFEEWTSHPLWNNLDAVQNDQVHMVDEVTWNMAGGIIAANNMLDDIYERFDLEQ, from the coding sequence ATGATTAAATCATTCAAGAAACATAACTTATTATTACTTGTAATGGTCGTCACACTATTATTCGCAGTTACTGCTTGCGGAGATGGTGATGTAGAAGAGGAAAGTGATGCAGGAGTAAATGGTGAGCAATCCGAGCAACAAGATGATGTAACTGAAGAAGATACAGCTGAAGATGAAGCTGGTGCAAGAGTGATTGAGCATGCAATGGGCACGACAACAATTGAAGGCACACCTACAAGGATTGTAACGCTATATCAAGGTGCGACGGACGTAGCTGTAGCATTTGATGTAAAGCCAGTTGGTGTGGTGGAATCTTGGGTAGAACAACCTATTTATGAATATTTAAGAGACGATTTAGAAGGTGTTGAAATCATTGGGAATGAGACACAACCGAATCTAGAGGAGATCGCTGCACTTAATCCTGATTTAATTATTGCTTCTCAATTAAGACATGAAGAGATTTATGAGCATCTTTCTGAGATTGCACCAACTGTGGCACATGAGGATGTATCATATTTTAAAGAGACAGTGGAGCTTATGGGGAAAGCTATGAACCGTGAAGAAGATGCTGAAACAATTCTTGCTGACTGGGAAGAAAGAGTAGCAGATTTCCAAACAAAAGTAGAAGCTGAATTAGGCGATGAATGGCCACTTAATGTTGCAATTCTAAACTTTAGAGCTGATCATGCACGTATTTACTTTACAGGCTTTGCAGGTGGAATTCTCAAAGAACTTGGTTTTGAACGTCCAGAAAACCAGCAAAGTGACGAGTGGGGTGTGATGCTTTCTGATAAGGAAAGTATTCCTGAAATGAATGCTGATATTTTCTACATTTTTAATGAAGAAGGTGAAGCTGTTCAAAACACGTTCGAAGAATGGACTAGTCACCCCCTTTGGAATAATTTAGATGCTGTACAAAACGATCAAGTACACATGGTTGATGAAGTTACTTGGAACATGGCAGGTGGAATCATCGCAGCTAACAATATGCTAGATGACATTTATGAAAGATTTGATTTAGAACAGTAA
- a CDS encoding FecCD family ABC transporter permease: MKSLIANLPKPVILLIFIGLFFISIFLSIVLGKTQIPFSMVMEAFFHYDESVTEHVIIMTSRVSRTVIAIVIGASLAISGALMQALTRNPLAAPDIFGINAGALFFIVFSVSFLSVTSLVHYMWIGFLGAGIAAALVYFLGSIGGDGLSPIRIVLAGAAITALFVSFTQGILVLSEQNLQSVLFWIAGSVAGRSIDMLLPILPFMFVAGIIAMMLGKATNIMMSGEDVAKSLGQRTIVTKLVIGIVVVFLAGGSVAIGGAIGFIGLIVPHIVRGIIGVDYRWVIPFSALIGATVLLLADVAARIVIMPQEMPIGVMTALLGTPFFIYIARKGVTKQ; the protein is encoded by the coding sequence ATGAAGTCGTTAATTGCAAATCTGCCAAAACCAGTTATTTTATTGATCTTTATAGGGTTATTTTTCATATCAATTTTTCTCAGTATTGTCCTTGGAAAAACACAAATTCCCTTTTCGATGGTGATGGAAGCATTTTTTCATTATGATGAATCGGTCACAGAACATGTAATTATTATGACCTCAAGGGTTTCAAGGACTGTTATTGCGATTGTCATAGGAGCGAGTCTTGCGATCTCTGGTGCGCTAATGCAGGCACTTACAAGAAACCCTCTAGCAGCCCCGGATATTTTTGGGATTAATGCAGGGGCATTATTTTTTATCGTCTTTTCCGTAAGTTTTCTTTCTGTCACCTCCCTTGTCCATTATATGTGGATTGGTTTTTTGGGAGCGGGAATAGCTGCGGCACTTGTCTATTTTTTAGGTTCAATTGGAGGAGATGGCCTTTCACCAATTCGAATTGTATTAGCTGGAGCGGCGATTACTGCGTTGTTTGTTTCGTTCACCCAAGGTATTTTAGTTCTCAGTGAACAAAATTTACAAAGTGTATTGTTCTGGATTGCAGGCTCTGTTGCCGGAAGGTCGATTGACATGCTCCTTCCCATCCTTCCATTCATGTTTGTAGCAGGAATCATAGCTATGATGCTAGGGAAAGCCACGAATATTATGATGTCTGGTGAAGATGTTGCCAAGAGTCTCGGGCAGCGTACGATCGTAACGAAACTAGTCATCGGTATCGTCGTTGTCTTTTTAGCAGGTGGTTCCGTTGCAATTGGTGGTGCTATAGGGTTTATTGGGTTAATCGTTCCACATATCGTTAGAGGGATTATTGGAGTAGATTACCGATGGGTGATTCCTTTTTCAGCCCTCATTGGAGCAACGGTTCTCTTGTTAGCTGATGTTGCTGCAAGAATAGTCATTATGCCACAAGAAATGCCAATCGGCGTTATGACAGCCCTATTGGGAACACCATTCTTCATTTACATCGCTAGAAAGGGGGTCACTAAGCAGTGA
- a CDS encoding FecCD family ABC transporter permease: MSKFVIRNKSGSISFQVDKKSFYTLLYLFLTLIFLFIISLSMGSSWISPIQVVQQLVGMTDEHGFVINTLRLPRALLAFLVGAALGVSGLILQGIVRNPLASPDIIGITGGASVGAILFIVTFAGQVSMSWLPLAAITGAAVVSIFIYLLSWKNGVTPIRLILIGIGIAAGMSALTTMMIVSSDIATAGRAYIWLTGSIYGASWGDVYGLLPWVVILLPITLVLARIVNAKELGDDVAHGLGVRVQYYRFLLLFISVALAGSSVAFAGGIGFVGLIAPHIARKLIGMSFAALVPAAALIGGLIVTIADLVARTAFLPLDIPAGVFTAGIGAPFFIYLLFKTKI, encoded by the coding sequence GTGAGTAAATTTGTTATTCGAAATAAGTCAGGATCGATCTCCTTTCAAGTGGATAAAAAATCTTTTTATACACTGCTATATTTGTTTTTGACTTTAATCTTTCTGTTTATCATATCCTTATCTATGGGAAGTTCATGGATTTCTCCGATTCAAGTAGTGCAACAGTTGGTTGGAATGACTGACGAACATGGTTTTGTCATTAATACGCTTCGACTGCCGAGAGCACTCTTAGCATTTTTAGTTGGGGCAGCCTTAGGTGTATCAGGTCTCATATTACAAGGTATTGTCCGAAACCCATTAGCATCCCCTGATATTATTGGAATTACTGGTGGGGCATCTGTTGGTGCCATCCTTTTTATTGTCACATTTGCTGGGCAAGTTAGTATGTCGTGGCTCCCTTTAGCTGCAATTACTGGAGCGGCTGTTGTTTCCATTTTTATTTACCTATTGTCATGGAAGAATGGAGTAACGCCGATTCGCCTCATTTTAATCGGAATTGGTATTGCTGCTGGAATGAGTGCATTAACAACGATGATGATTGTATCAAGTGATATTGCTACAGCTGGAAGGGCGTATATTTGGCTTACTGGAAGTATATATGGAGCCAGTTGGGGAGATGTTTATGGACTTCTTCCTTGGGTAGTGATTCTTCTCCCAATTACACTCGTTCTTGCGAGAATCGTCAATGCGAAAGAACTTGGTGATGATGTAGCCCATGGACTTGGAGTAAGAGTGCAATATTATCGGTTTCTACTCCTATTTATTAGTGTAGCTCTAGCAGGGTCCTCAGTAGCCTTTGCTGGTGGGATTGGTTTTGTTGGCTTAATTGCTCCGCATATTGCCAGGAAGTTGATCGGAATGTCCTTTGCTGCGCTAGTTCCAGCCGCAGCGTTGATTGGTGGCCTGATTGTGACGATTGCTGACCTCGTTGCCAGAACTGCCTTTTTGCCGTTAGATATTCCTGCCGGTGTGTTTACTGCGGGTATTGGTGCCCCTTTCTTTATCTACTTATTGTTTAAAACAAAAATATGA
- a CDS encoding IucA/IucC family C-terminal-domain containing protein, translated as MKNRKNEPLKQEELDFLQQYLRVTTMPSEDRRYSLPALDLLDLRKLERYLDELTSTLQSPSIKVTASQFCKRYAFMMVAPSLFVMTRYGKALNVRIDNCNLESCFQDGIWIPKLRLNDFHVSPIEQEQIQRDQVIQTIFSENISKVWEALSTVTRVPMSVLWENTAVYVYWLYESFLNNAVKLCGEKECQVENDFAYLLNKAPAELFGQADNPLYKYYGPKTAGGSTGESVRMRKTCCYYYQVSSPKTYCTTCPILLKKKG; from the coding sequence ATGAAAAATAGAAAAAACGAGCCATTGAAACAGGAAGAATTAGATTTTTTACAACAATACCTTCGCGTAACAACAATGCCATCAGAAGACAGACGTTATTCGTTGCCAGCCCTTGATCTGTTAGATTTAAGGAAACTGGAGCGGTATTTGGATGAATTAACCTCGACACTACAATCGCCTTCGATTAAAGTAACAGCATCTCAGTTTTGCAAGAGGTATGCGTTTATGATGGTTGCTCCAAGTCTGTTTGTCATGACCAGATATGGAAAGGCATTGAATGTTAGGATTGATAACTGTAATCTGGAGTCCTGTTTTCAAGACGGTATCTGGATTCCAAAGCTTCGATTAAATGATTTTCACGTTTCTCCTATTGAGCAAGAGCAGATACAACGTGATCAAGTGATTCAAACGATTTTTTCAGAGAATATTTCGAAGGTTTGGGAGGCCTTGTCTACCGTTACTCGTGTACCTATGTCTGTGCTCTGGGAGAATACGGCAGTGTATGTATATTGGCTCTATGAGAGCTTTCTGAATAATGCTGTAAAGCTTTGTGGGGAGAAAGAGTGTCAGGTGGAAAATGACTTTGCCTATCTGCTAAATAAAGCACCGGCAGAATTGTTTGGGCAAGCGGATAATCCCCTTTATAAATATTATGGGCCCAAAACGGCAGGGGGTTCAACAGGGGAAAGTGTACGAATGAGAAAAACGTGTTGTTATTACTATCAAGTTTCTTCTCCAAAGACGTATTGCACAACTTGTCCTATTCTTTTAAAGAAAAAAGGGTAA
- a CDS encoding ABC transporter ATP-binding protein, with the protein MYGLEANTLTLGYGDSVIIDNLDLKVPKGEITIFIGGNGCGKSTLLRSLARLLKPKSGSILLDGSLVQKMGTRDVAKKLAILPQGPEAPKGLTVRQLVNQGRYPHQNWLKQWSKDDEEKVNRALDSTQMTELADREVDSLSGGQRQRAWIAMVLAQDTDTILLDEPTTYLDMTHQIEILDLLFELNEKENRTIVMVLHDLNLACRYGHNIVAVQDKKIYAQGKPEDVITCELVKDVFKMNCQVTFDPIFGTPLCIPFGKGRCIQKHLDVAEA; encoded by the coding sequence ATGTATGGACTTGAAGCGAACACCCTTACCCTTGGATACGGCGATTCTGTCATTATAGATAATTTAGATTTAAAGGTTCCAAAAGGGGAAATTACGATTTTTATCGGTGGGAACGGCTGTGGTAAATCGACATTATTGCGTTCATTAGCAAGATTACTCAAGCCGAAAAGCGGGTCTATACTCCTTGATGGGTCATTAGTACAAAAAATGGGTACTAGAGATGTGGCGAAGAAGCTTGCCATTCTTCCGCAAGGGCCTGAAGCACCAAAAGGTCTAACTGTACGCCAATTAGTAAATCAAGGGCGTTATCCTCATCAGAATTGGCTGAAGCAATGGTCTAAAGATGATGAAGAAAAGGTGAACCGGGCTTTAGATTCTACACAGATGACGGAATTGGCAGATAGGGAAGTGGATTCCTTGTCAGGAGGCCAAAGGCAGCGCGCTTGGATTGCGATGGTTCTTGCACAGGATACAGATACGATATTACTTGATGAGCCTACTACTTATTTGGATATGACTCATCAAATTGAGATACTTGACTTATTATTTGAATTAAATGAAAAAGAAAACCGCACGATTGTCATGGTGCTCCATGATCTAAACTTGGCATGTCGCTATGGACATAACATTGTGGCAGTGCAAGATAAGAAGATTTATGCGCAAGGAAAACCGGAAGACGTGATTACTTGTGAGCTTGTAAAAGATGTATTTAAGATGAACTGTCAAGTAACATTTGACCCAATATTTGGAACACCTTTATGTATTCCATTTGGAAAGGGACGTTGTATTCAAAAACACCTTGATGTTGCTGAGGCGTGA